The nucleotide sequence AAAATTGAATTTATAGATAAAAATATTGATTTAGATAAAAAAATAGAATTATCATTTGAAATAACCAATATAGGTGTTAAATACAAAATTGGGACAAATTTGGGGGGAAATATAGCGAAACCTTTTATACCGGTTCTTCAAAAATTGAAAAATTATGAATTAATTTTTGAGTTAACGGATTGCCCTATGGATACGCAGACTGTAGATCTTTTTAGTGGTGATTGTCCTATTGATAACAGTGAGAAACATGTTGCATTAGTTTATGAATCTTTATTTTCTAGAATGGATAGGGTTCAGCGATTTTTTGAAGAGTTGTTAGATAATAAAAATATAAAAAATGTAATTGTTGATATAGATGCTGAAAATACATTTGATTATCAGGAATTTGATAAAATAAGAATAAAGGTTTCTAAATTTAGAGATAAAATGATTGAATTATTTGAAGAAAATAATCAATTTACACCTACTATTAGAATTATATTTGAGAAATAATCAAAACATTTTTTTTAGTGTTGAGATTTTTTTAATAAACCCCTTTTGCGAACATAATTTTTTTGAACTATCCTAACTTATTCAAAATAAACAAAAAATATAAATTAAAATTTGGATAAAACATGAGTGATAAATTTTGGTCGAATGAAGCAAAAAAGTTGGATTGGTTTAAAGAGTGGGATAAAGTAAGTTCAGGCGAAAAGCCTTATGTAAAATGGTTTGTTGGTGGAAAATTAAATGCATCATACCAGTGTGTAGATAGGCACGTAAAAAATGGGTTAGGCGAAAAAGTTGCACTTTATTGGGAAAGTGAGTCCGGAGAATCTCAAAGCTTTACATACAATGATTTTTATATTCAGGTAAATAAACTTGCCTCAGGGTTGAAAAATCTTGGTGTAAAAAAGGGTGATATAGTAGTTTTATATATGCCCATGATTCCACAAGCGATATTTTCTATGTTGGCCGTTGCGCGCTTAGGCGCAATACACAATGTCGTATTTTCTGCTTTTTCTTATAAATCATTAAAAGATCGAATAATAGACACAAATGCAAAATTTATAATTACTGCGGATTTTGTTTTGCGCAGAGGAAAATATACGGATCTAAAATTTATTGTAGATTTGGCTGCACATGAAACATCGATAGAAAAAGTTATTTTGATAAAACGTACCGATAAACCTGTTGCCATTGATAATAAAAAAGATATTTTATATGAAGAATTAATTAGTAAATCTGAAGATTACTGTGAACCCGAACATATGGAATCAAGTGATCCATTATTTATACTTTATACTTCCGGAACTACCGGAAAACCAAAAGGCATAGTTCATTCAACCGGTGGTTATTTAACTTATATAAATTCAACTTTTGAATCTGCATTTGGTAAAGTTAAAGATGAAATTTATTGGTGTACTGCCGATATTGGTTGGGTAACCGGACATTCATATGTTGTTTATGCGCCATTAATGTCGGGAACAACCATGATTCTTCATGAAGGCGCTCCGGATTATCCCGATCCATCAACTTGGTGGAAGATTATTCAAAAATATAAAGTATCAGTTTTTTATACTTCGCCAACTGCAATAAGAATGTTAATAAAATTGGGCCAAGAATGGCTTTCCGGTTTTGACTTAAGTTCATTGCGTGTTTTAGGTTCCGTTGGTGAAGCTATTAATCCGGACGTTTGGCAATGGTTTTTTGAACACGTTGGTAATAAAAAATGTCCAATTATAGATACCTGGTGGCAGACGGAAACCGGTGGTTTTATGATTTCACCAAAAAGAGAGTATGGAATCGAAAAATTAAAACCCGGATCTGCAACTTTTCCGCTAAATATTATAGATGCGCAAATTGTTGATGAACATGGGTTGCCTTTGCCGGATGGATATAAAGGGTATTTGGTGATAAAAAATTGTTGGCCCGGATTAACTTTGGGTATTTGGGGTGATAATAAAAGATACGAAGAAACTTATTGGTCAAAATTTAAAGATTGTTATTATGCCGGCGATTTTGCAATAAAAGATAAAGACGGATATTTTTGGATTTTGGGAAGATCCGATGAAACTTTAAATATTGCAGGTCACAGGATCGGAACTGCAGAAATAGAAAATGCCGTAATTAAAAATCATATGGTTGCCGAAGCGGCTGTTGCAGCTGTACCGGATAAAATAAAAGGACAGGATTTTGCTCTTTTTGTTGTTTTAAAAACGCAACACGAAAATACTGATATTATAAAAACGGAAATAATTAATACTTTGAAAATAGAGATTGGCGCTTTGGCAAAACCTGGTAAGATATATTTTGTTGATAGTTTACCAAAAACCAGATCGGGTAAAATTATAAGAAGAGTTTTATCCAACTTATTACAAAAACAAGATATTGGTGATTTATCGACGTTGGAAAATATAAGTGCAATTGAAAATATAAAATCTGTAATCAGATAAGTCTGTGATCAGATGAATTTTTTGCGGGAGAAAATATGAAAAAAATTTTAAATATTTTGATTTTGGGTTTACTTGTTTCTAATAGTTTTGCAGCAAATGATAAAAGTAAAAATAATAAAGATAAGAATAGTAAAGTTGAAACAAAAGCTGATGAAAAGTCTGAACGAGTTTTAGTTGATGAAATTGTTGCAAGAGTTAATGGCGTAAATATTTTAAAATCGGTTATAGAAAAACCTCAAATTGTAACAGGGCAAGCATTATCTGCTGATGAAGCGGTAAAACAAGAGCTTCTTTTTCAAAAAGCTGTAGATTATAAATTTTTACCAACAGCAGCAGAAGTAGAAAAACAAATTACTAATTTTAGAATTAGTAATGGTCTTAATGAAATGACAGATGCAGAATTTGAGGCTGAGCTTAAAAAAGAAGGTTTGAATTATTTGGATTATAAAAACCAAATGGCCAGATTTATAGCTATTGAACGTTTAAAGGGTGCCGAATTTGCGGAACGTGCGGTTGTAACAAAACAAGAGGTTGAAAATTTTTATTCCAAAAATCCAAGTTGGAATGAAGAGAAATATTTGTTAAATATTTGTGACGTTTCAGCTGATTACGTTGATGAAAATGATAATTTGAAAAATTCTGATAATTTAAATTGGGAAGATTTAGGTTGGGTTTTGAAAAAAGATTTAAGTGCAGAATTGTCCTTTGTTTCAAATATGAAAAAAGATGAAGTAAGTAAACCTTTTAAAAAAGATGATGTTTATCAAATTGTTAAAGTATTAGATAAATCTGAAAAATATTTACGAACTTTAAATGAGCGATATTTGGAAATAGAATCTGTTTTGCAAGCACAAAAGAAGCAAACGTTTGAAAAAGAGTTTGAAACTGAATTGCGTAAAGATGCATCTATAGTTTATTTAGCGTAATATTTTAAAAGTAAAAAAAAATTAAATTTAAGCCGGTATAATAGCCGGCTTTTTTTTGTTGCTAAATTTTGGAATTTAAATAAACTCACTGACTTAGTATTCGATTAGAAAATTTAATATTTTATCTGAAAGTTTTTTATGAAAAAAATAATTTTAGCATTATTGCTTGTATCAAATTTTTCGTTTCTAAAATGTGTTGTAATTTCCGAAAGCGAGAAAGCTTATTATCAACAAAATCCATGGGATTTTATTGATAATTTGACTATAAAGTATCCAGAAGATTACCCAACAGGTTTTGAGGTTTTACCATATATATTAATGGTATCAGCTTTTGTTGGTACATATATTGGATGGCAAAAAATATTTAAAACAAGTGATTTAAGTAAAGAACGAAAAGTAGAAAAGCGACTTTTTGGAAATTTTTTTGGAGCTATGTTTGGGGCTTTATTTGCTTTAATGACTTGGGAATTATCAACTGAAGTTATTAATAGATTAACAATTGATGATAGATTATTTGGTGTATTAAAATGGTTTATGAATAATTATAATCCGGATTTAAACATTAAATCTGATAAGAATTTGAAAAAATGTTTGCCCGAAGGTTTGTATAGTACTTTTGATAATATGTATTTAGAATATTTAAAGAATGGTGACAAATATCTAAGAAATAGAGCATTAGAAATTGTAAGAAATCTTAGAAGTAAAATTATGTATGAAATTAAAAAAGAAGAGTACAAAAAACCAAAAGTTGTAAATGTTTATAATAGTAGTTATTCACATCCAATTTACACATATCCAACTTATAGATACTCGAGATATGGATATTAATTTTTAAAGGAAAGTTTTTTATGAAAAAAATAATTTTGTCTCTTATATTATTTTCACAAATATCCTTCAACTTAAAACCTGTAACTATTGATTATTATAATCAAATAGAATCTAAGTATGATAAAGAATTTTTGATAAAATTAAGCATACTTGCAGCAGCTGGTTTTGGCGGATATGTTTGTTATTCTATCTCCGATCACAATGAATTTGGAAAAATAATTAATGGTTTTATAGGCGCAGGCCTTGGCGTTACTGTTTCTTATATTTTGCTTAATTCTTATTTAAAAAATATTAAAAAATATAATAATTCTTTTTATAATCACATAGCCATCAAAAAGTTTAATGAAGCTTTATCTGAAATAAAATATTTATCATCCGATGATTTATTTTTAAAAAATATTTCTGATTTTGAAAATATAAATTCTTATTGGGATTATATTTGGGGTATTTTTGGGCGTAATTACATTAATGGAGCCGGTCCGTTTGTTAGAATTGTTAATAATTTACAAAAAGTTTATTCGCGCCTTATTAGAGCTAGAGATCTTTTAAAAATGGCTCAAATTGAAGCAAGATCAGGATTTAATCAATCTTTTGATAATGAATTTGCAGAACTTTTGATAAAAACGGAAAAATTAATTAAGCAACTTGATCTTGCCATTGATAGAATAAGTTATGATATATCTGTTATTAGATCATATAATGAATACAAAAAACAATATCAAGAGTATGAATTTTATTTAAGAGAACAGGAAAAAATAGCGGCAGAGCGTAAAAGATTGGAAAATGAAAATTTGTATATAAAAGCTAAAATGATTTTAGATAAAATAAATAGAGAGCGATATTATTTTTCAGATTTTAATTCTTCAGAACTATTCAATCTTTATGGATATGATTATCCGTTAGTTAAGTTAAAACGTAATCTTAAATCTTATTTAAATGAATTGTACGAAGCCGAACGTTTTTTAAATCAGATAGATTCTGATTATAGAGTTAAACTTGAAATTGATTATTTGAATAGAGAAATAAATAAAATTTCAAGGCAAATTAAAGAATATTCAAGTAAAATTAAAAATCATGAAACATATAAAAAACAGCGTCAAAAATATAATACATCTCAATTTAACTTAAATAGTAATAATACTTATAGTTATAATTACAGTAATTATGATAAAACAAATAAAGAAAAGGCTGCAGATGCAAAGCCCTATGCAGTTGCGCAAAAACCTGAGCCTAAACCCAATATTGCTACGGAAAAGGCAAGCGCTGCAAGTAATAATGTAAATAACAGTAGTATAAAAAATAATAATTTTAAGCGTGAAAATCCTGCAAGTGCTGCTGCTGAAAAAAAAGTTGAACCCGTCGTAAAACAAAAGATAAAAAAAGCAGATGTTGCTGCAAAATATGAAAAGCAACAACAATCAAGTACTGTAAGTAGTTTGCCAAGTGCCGATAATACAAAAATTAAAATTGGTGATAATAAAGTTAATCAAACTATTATTGATAACCAAGATTACGGTTATCCTGTTAATAATCTTGACGAAAATGATGAAGCTAGACATAAGAATAATAAGAATATTAACTCAAATGGATCAAGTATGAGTATGGCGGGAGCATAACGTTTGATTAAAAAAAGGAGAAGTAATGCGTAAGTTTTTTTTAATTATAACTTTTGTGTTTTTAAATTTCCAAAATATAAAGCCTATAAAAGAAGAAAATGTAAAATGGGCAAGCGCAATTACCGGTCTTAGCGTTGGTGCAATTACTTGGTTTTTTACACATGATAATTCAAAAAATTGGAAAAGTTTTTTTTGGGGAAGTGCAATTGGTTGTTTGGCCGCATATTTGGCATATAAAATAGCTCTTGATAATACACCGATTGGTAAATTTAATAATGCAAGCGATATAGTTAATAACACTCATTTAAAATATATTGTTGTAAACGAATTTGAAACGGAACAACTTTTTCTAGGCTATATAATTTCAAATTATTATTCAAATTGGCCATTGGTTGATGCCAGACAAGATTTGGATTCGATTAAATTAAATTTAATATCGGCAAAATTTTTATTGGACTCTGCATGCAAAGAAACCATTGAATACAATAAAGATTTGTGGATTTGTAGAGAATCTGTTTTTCTGAAAAAACAAATAGATGAATTTTTAGAAAAAATCACATTAAGATTGGGTTCTATTGTTAGTTGTATGCTTTATAAGGAACAGTATAAACGCTATAAAAAATATCAAAAGAAAGTAAAAAAACTTACAAGTACGGTAGCTAAAGAAATTAGTAGCCATGTTCAAAAAGAATGTGAACAAAGTCGAAAAGAAGCATTAATTAATGATATTGTAAATAAAACCAATGGTAATATTGGAATAAATATAACTATTTAATATCTATGAATAAACCGATAATTTTAGTTGTTGGTACAAGAGCTGAAGCTATAAAACTTGTGCCATTATATTTTGCATTAAAAAAAGAAAAAATAAATACACTTTTATGTGCAACATTTCAACACTCGGATTTGTTGCAACAAGTATTTGATATTTTTAATGTCACACCGGATTTTAATCTTGATGTTATGATAAAAAATCAGGATTTATTTTATTTACAAAAGACAATTATGGATAGAACTAAAGAGGTCTATGAAAAAGTAAAACCTCAATTGGTCTTAGTTCATGGCGATACAACAACAACTATGGCATCGGCTCTTGCTGCATTTTATTTACATATTCCGGTTGGGCATGTTGAAGCCGGTTTAAGAACCGGTAATATGAAATCACCATTTCCTGAAGAATTAAATAGAAAATTGGTTGGTCAAATAGCAGATTATCATTTTGCACCAACGGCATTTTCTACAGCAAATCTTTTATCCGAAGGTATAAATCGTGAACGAGTTTTTTGTACCGGAAATACCGTTGTTGATTCTTTAAATTGGATGCGAGACTTAATAGATAATAAAAAAATAGAAATAGAAAAATATTTAATAAATCTTATAGAAATAGCTAAAAAAGAAAATAAAAAAATAATTTTACTTACTGCGCACAGACGAGAATCTTTTGGTTCCGGATTGGAACGAATTTTTGGAGCTGTTAAAAAATTTGCAAATATTTATAAAGATTCTTTGATAATTTTCCCTATGCATCCAAATCCCAATGTTTTACTTGCAGCCGAAAAAGAAGATATTCTAAATATTAATAATATAAAAATTATAAATGCACTATCTTATAAAGATCTGATATATGTTTTGTTGAATTCTAATTTTGTTGTTACCGATTCCGGAGGGATACAGGAAGAAGCTGTAAGTTTAGGCAAACATGTTATAGTGTTGCGTGATGTTACAGAGCGTTGGGAGGGCGTTTGGGATGGCTCCGAGGACCTTGTTGGTACCAATGAAAATTTAATTTTATCTTCTATGGAAAAATGCTATCATCTAAAAAAAACAAATGAAAAAATGTCATCGATTTATGGTGACGGAAATGCTTGTCAAAGAATTGTTTCAATTCTTAAAAATAAGCTAAATTTATAAAATTTTTATCCAAAATATTTTGAATTTTTATTGGAGTAGTGATGAAGAAGGTTTCTGTTGTCGGTCTTGGATATATTGGATTACCAACAGCCATAGTTACCGCTCAAAATGGATATCAGGTTTATGGTTTTGATGTAGATTTATCTAAAATAGAAAAAATACATAAAGCCATATCTCCAATAATAGAAAATGGAATAGAAAATAAATTAAAAAGTGTTATAGAAAATAAATTATTAACAGTTTCAGGTAACATTAAACAGGCTGATATATTTTTAGTTGCCGTTCCAACTCCATTTTTAAATAGTGATAAAAAAATAAAAAAAGCTGATTTATCTTATGTATTTAGTGCTGCAAAAGAAATATCCAAAGTATTGGTTCATGGTAATTTGGTTATTTTGGAATCTACTGTTCCTGTAGGTACTACTTTGGAATTTGCACGTTTAATTGAAAAAGAATCCGGATTAAAATTATCAAAAGATTTTTATGTTTCACATTGTCCTGAAAGAGTTTTGCCCGGAAGAATATTTGAAGAATTGGTTTCAAACGATAGGGTTATTGGTGGCATATGTCAAACAGCAAGTGAATTATCAAAAAATTTTTATTCTTCTTTTGTTTTGGGTCAAATTTATATTACCGATGATAAAACAGCAGAGATGGTAAAACTTGCAGAAAATTCTTATAGAGATTTAAATATTGCATACGCCAATGAACTTTCACTGATGGCAAAATCTATAGGCGTGGATCCATTTAAATTGATTGAACTTGCAAATAAGCATCCAAGGGTAAATATTTTACAACCCGGATGTGGCGTTGGTGGTCATTGTATTGCTGTTGATCCCTGGTTTTTAATTCAAGCATTCCCCAAAAATTCTAAGGTATTGCAAGCTGCAAGAAACATAAATGATTCAAAACCAGATGTTATTATAAAAAATGTTTTAAATGCTGTTGCAAAAATAATTAAACCTGATATTCCTAGACCAAGGGTTTTGGCGTTGGGGTTAACATTTAAGCCTGATGTTGATGATTTAAGAGGTTCTCCTGCTTTAAAAATTGCAGCTGAGCTTAACAGAAAGCGAGAGCTCTTTGAGTTTGCCGTTTTAGAACCAAACCTTGGAGAGAATATGTTGGATGGCTTGGGTTTTAAACGATTCTATAATTTTTATGAATCTGTTAAATGGGCAGATTTGATTCTAATTTTGGTAAAGCATTCTGCTTTTTATGAAATAAAAAATTTTGATTTAAAAAATAAAGTAGTTATAGATGAATGTGGGCTGACTTATAAGCTTTATGAGCTAAAAAGTCGGTTTAATTTAGATTTTGGGGTAGATGGTAATAGGGATTACAAAAACATTAGGGGAAATCAATGAATCAACTTTTTTTGAAAAAAGGTAAACTCTTTGTTGATAATGTTCCGGTTCCAACGACTGATGAAAATTCAGTTTTGGTAAAAGTTGCCTATTCTTTTATTAGCTCCGGTACGGAATTGGCAACAATAAATCAATCGGAAAAGTCTATACTGGAAAAATTTACACAAAATAGTTCTCAAAATATAAATAAAATATTTGGAGCTGTAAAAACCGATGGGCTTATTGGAACTTGGTCTTTGGTTAAAAATAGATTAAATAATATTTCAGCTTTGGGCTATTCTTGTTCCGGAAGAGTGATTGCCGTTGGTAAAAATGTTGATAAATTTAAAATAGGTGATTATGTTGCTTGTGCCGGAGCAAATGTGGCAAATCATGCCGAATATGTTTCAGTTCCTGTTAATTTGACAACAAAAGTATATGATAACAAAAATTTAAAAGTGGCAAGTTTGACAACAATTGGTGCGATAGCAATGCAAGGTTTTCGGCGAGCAAATTTAAATTTAGGAGAAAAGGTTGTTGTTCTTGGCTTGGGTCTTATCGGACAAATAACGGCTCAATTGTGTAAGCTTTCAGGGTGCCAGGTTTTTGGAATAGATATTGATTCTGATAGACTTGATATAGCAAAAAAAATGGGAATTGATTTTGTTCTTGATGCCAAAAATAATCTTTTGGACCAAATAAATTTTTTAACAAATCATAAAGGAGTTGATGCAACTATTATTACAGCATCGTCCCAAGATGGATCAATTATTAATAATGCTATGAATTATACCAGAAGAAAAGGGCGAGTTGTTTTAGTCGGCGATGTTAATCTTAATTTTTCCAGAGAGCCTTTTTATTCTAAAGAAATTGATTTTTTGATTTCATGCTCATATGGTCCTGGGCGACATGATCCAAATTATGAAAATAAGGGTTTTGATTATCCTTATTCGCATGTACGTTGGACTGAAAATAGAAATATGGAATTATTCGTTGATCTTGTAGAAAAGAAAAAAATAAAATTGGATTTTTTGGTAAATAATGAATTTGGTATACACGAATCTGAAAGTGCCTATTCTTATTTAAAAAAGAAAAAAGGTCTGGGTGCTTT is from Candidatus Dependentiae bacterium and encodes:
- the acs gene encoding acetate--CoA ligase → MSDKFWSNEAKKLDWFKEWDKVSSGEKPYVKWFVGGKLNASYQCVDRHVKNGLGEKVALYWESESGESQSFTYNDFYIQVNKLASGLKNLGVKKGDIVVLYMPMIPQAIFSMLAVARLGAIHNVVFSAFSYKSLKDRIIDTNAKFIITADFVLRRGKYTDLKFIVDLAAHETSIEKVILIKRTDKPVAIDNKKDILYEELISKSEDYCEPEHMESSDPLFILYTSGTTGKPKGIVHSTGGYLTYINSTFESAFGKVKDEIYWCTADIGWVTGHSYVVYAPLMSGTTMILHEGAPDYPDPSTWWKIIQKYKVSVFYTSPTAIRMLIKLGQEWLSGFDLSSLRVLGSVGEAINPDVWQWFFEHVGNKKCPIIDTWWQTETGGFMISPKREYGIEKLKPGSATFPLNIIDAQIVDEHGLPLPDGYKGYLVIKNCWPGLTLGIWGDNKRYEETYWSKFKDCYYAGDFAIKDKDGYFWILGRSDETLNIAGHRIGTAEIENAVIKNHMVAEAAVAAVPDKIKGQDFALFVVLKTQHENTDIIKTEIINTLKIEIGALAKPGKIYFVDSLPKTRSGKIIRRVLSNLLQKQDIGDLSTLENISAIENIKSVIR
- the wecB gene encoding UDP-N-acetylglucosamine 2-epimerase (non-hydrolyzing): MNKPIILVVGTRAEAIKLVPLYFALKKEKINTLLCATFQHSDLLQQVFDIFNVTPDFNLDVMIKNQDLFYLQKTIMDRTKEVYEKVKPQLVLVHGDTTTTMASALAAFYLHIPVGHVEAGLRTGNMKSPFPEELNRKLVGQIADYHFAPTAFSTANLLSEGINRERVFCTGNTVVDSLNWMRDLIDNKKIEIEKYLINLIEIAKKENKKIILLTAHRRESFGSGLERIFGAVKKFANIYKDSLIIFPMHPNPNVLLAAEKEDILNINNIKIINALSYKDLIYVLLNSNFVVTDSGGIQEEAVSLGKHVIVLRDVTERWEGVWDGSEDLVGTNENLILSSMEKCYHLKKTNEKMSSIYGDGNACQRIVSILKNKLNL
- a CDS encoding nucleotide sugar dehydrogenase: MKKVSVVGLGYIGLPTAIVTAQNGYQVYGFDVDLSKIEKIHKAISPIIENGIENKLKSVIENKLLTVSGNIKQADIFLVAVPTPFLNSDKKIKKADLSYVFSAAKEISKVLVHGNLVILESTVPVGTTLEFARLIEKESGLKLSKDFYVSHCPERVLPGRIFEELVSNDRVIGGICQTASELSKNFYSSFVLGQIYITDDKTAEMVKLAENSYRDLNIAYANELSLMAKSIGVDPFKLIELANKHPRVNILQPGCGVGGHCIAVDPWFLIQAFPKNSKVLQAARNINDSKPDVIIKNVLNAVAKIIKPDIPRPRVLALGLTFKPDVDDLRGSPALKIAAELNRKRELFEFAVLEPNLGENMLDGLGFKRFYNFYESVKWADLILILVKHSAFYEIKNFDLKNKVVIDECGLTYKLYELKSRFNLDFGVDGNRDYKNIRGNQ